The Silvanigrella paludirubra genome includes a window with the following:
- a CDS encoding general secretion pathway protein GspK, which yields MAIKKLISLKNKILNLKKKQNGFALIFVLVFVAMIMGVVGDIVYQTQVGARGSIEERNGLDAQATALTGIEFAKIMLSLSILSEKYQGNPLVPIPKNLYNLLNGQPIGSSGLEKLEELSGANISKAIAPGIQQALKVIPGYFVLNISSENSKLNLNLLQSTYSADTQKALLRIFSTPDSQKFIESMGYTPQQLVDNLTSYIKISSTNNAAAGAYDNIGAKYKAKNGGLESLEELRRIPGFHLDDIYNMYSPYFTIWPIVPKKGNLNINNVPVELVAALLTQNGQEVNNQEMDTFENFREKPIIKESPKDWFAKNLPATKDNPDTVKIIELLFGNTDTIYRVESRGVVNGVEKTLVVILQQGDFSSKGNDNKGTDNKDNDNKGNDNKGTDNKDKDNKGNDNKGNDNKGTDNKGNDNKKTNSTPSFNVIYSMWK from the coding sequence ATGGCAATAAAAAAATTAATCTCCCTCAAAAATAAAATTCTAAATTTGAAAAAAAAACAAAACGGCTTTGCACTTATATTTGTACTTGTCTTTGTTGCCATGATTATGGGTGTAGTCGGTGATATTGTTTATCAAACCCAAGTGGGAGCAAGAGGTTCAATTGAAGAACGAAATGGCCTCGATGCACAAGCAACCGCTTTAACAGGAATTGAATTTGCTAAAATAATGTTATCTTTAAGTATATTATCAGAAAAATATCAAGGTAATCCTTTAGTACCCATTCCTAAAAATTTATATAATTTATTAAATGGACAACCCATAGGCTCGTCTGGTTTAGAAAAATTAGAAGAATTATCGGGAGCAAATATTTCTAAAGCGATTGCACCTGGAATACAACAAGCACTTAAAGTTATTCCTGGATATTTTGTATTAAATATTTCATCTGAAAACTCAAAATTAAATTTAAATTTATTGCAATCCACCTATTCAGCAGATACTCAAAAAGCCTTATTACGTATTTTTTCTACTCCCGATTCACAAAAATTTATAGAATCTATGGGGTATACTCCACAACAATTAGTTGATAACTTAACAAGTTACATTAAAATTTCCTCAACAAATAATGCTGCCGCTGGTGCATATGATAATATTGGTGCAAAATACAAAGCTAAAAATGGTGGTTTAGAGTCTTTAGAAGAATTAAGAAGAATTCCAGGATTCCATTTAGATGATATTTACAATATGTATTCCCCTTATTTCACAATATGGCCTATTGTGCCAAAAAAAGGAAATTTAAATATAAATAATGTTCCTGTTGAACTTGTTGCTGCTTTGTTGACACAAAATGGTCAAGAAGTAAACAACCAAGAAATGGATACATTTGAAAATTTTAGGGAAAAACCAATTATTAAAGAATCTCCTAAAGATTGGTTTGCTAAAAATTTACCCGCAACAAAAGATAACCCAGATACAGTAAAAATCATTGAGCTTTTATTTGGAAACACCGATACCATATATCGTGTTGAATCGAGAGGTGTTGTAAACGGAGTTGAAAAAACATTGGTTGTTATTTTACAACAAGGTGATTTTTCCAGCAAAGGAAACGACAATAAGGGAACTGATAATAAGGATAATGACAACAAAGGTAACGATAATAAGGGAACTGATAACAAAGATAAAGATAATAAAGGAAATGATAACAAAGGTAACGATAATAAGGGAACTGATAACAAAGGAAATGATAACAAGAAAACAAATTCAACTCCTAGTTTTAATGTTATTTATAGCATGTGGAAGTAA
- a CDS encoding metallophosphoesterase yields the protein MFLKMLFSISIAILVTILGHYYLYSRIIFPIFGKSPFWITTFTCLWSMTFFGFIILRIVPHFLRKIFEIFMFIWMGVAFLFTLVCLLTSPINMFLKANNYNTAYLSYFVLFSGTILTIYSMYLALKKPIVIEKEIKIKNDLPKIINELKFVVLSDIHVSGLIGRKKMKYLAEVVNQLKPDIIFITGDLMDGSVNQLKKEIAPLETLYAKYGIYYITGNHEYYSGPLNWKRHFAEKFHWKVISNSSHSLKINDLVINILGIEDRHWLSYEKIPRKLDKRLHQAVHHLEQKGFQKEHSLNVLLAHQPKDSRLLVQFPFIDLQISGHTHGGQIWPLQYIVKKDQKYVKGLYQINENQQIYVNQGTGFWGPPMRLGTNCEISLLTFKQEKERS from the coding sequence ATGTTTTTAAAAATGCTTTTTTCCATTTCTATCGCTATACTAGTTACCATTTTGGGACATTATTATTTATATTCCCGTATCATTTTTCCTATTTTTGGCAAAAGTCCTTTTTGGATTACAACTTTTACATGTCTCTGGTCTATGACTTTTTTTGGTTTTATTATTTTACGTATCGTCCCACATTTTTTAAGAAAAATATTTGAAATTTTCATGTTCATATGGATGGGAGTTGCTTTTTTATTTACACTTGTTTGTCTTTTAACCTCTCCAATAAACATGTTTTTAAAAGCTAATAATTACAATACAGCTTATTTAAGTTACTTTGTTTTATTCTCAGGAACAATTTTAACAATATATTCAATGTATTTAGCTTTAAAAAAGCCTATTGTTATTGAAAAAGAAATTAAAATAAAAAACGACCTTCCAAAAATAATTAATGAACTTAAATTTGTTGTATTAAGTGATATCCATGTTTCAGGATTAATTGGTAGAAAAAAAATGAAATATCTTGCTGAAGTTGTAAACCAACTAAAACCAGATATTATTTTTATTACTGGAGACCTAATGGATGGATCAGTTAACCAATTAAAAAAAGAAATCGCTCCTCTTGAAACACTTTATGCAAAATATGGGATTTATTATATTACAGGAAATCATGAATATTATAGCGGTCCTTTAAATTGGAAAAGACATTTTGCAGAAAAATTTCATTGGAAAGTAATTTCTAACTCTTCACACTCCCTTAAAATAAATGATTTAGTAATAAATATTTTAGGAATAGAAGACAGACATTGGCTTAGTTATGAAAAAATCCCAAGAAAGCTCGATAAACGTTTGCATCAAGCAGTCCATCATTTAGAACAAAAAGGTTTTCAAAAAGAACACTCTTTAAATGTTTTATTAGCTCACCAGCCTAAGGATTCGCGATTATTGGTTCAATTTCCATTTATTGATCTACAAATTTCAGGCCACACTCATGGGGGTCAAATTTGGCCTTTACAATATATTGTAAAAAAAGACCAAAAATATGTTAAAGGGCTTTATCAAATAAACGAAAACCAACAAATTTATGTTAACCAAGGCACAGGATTTTGGGGACCACCTATGCGCTTAGGAACAAATTGTGAAATATCGCTATTAACTTTTAAACAAGAGAAGGAAAGGAGTTGA
- a CDS encoding substrate-binding periplasmic protein, with translation MKASLLYLIFIFQLFTNLNSYSLETILTMHVRDRYPEIVIENNKITGPLIDIINEAAENIGIKIEFIEAPFTRTLIDLENGKVDLCPRFSKTPEREEFAYFLGPISRVNKIVYFIVPKGQEKIIKSYDDLKKYPVAIKRGTHYFEKFNKDNSIHKLEYKDDENMSLMFMNKRFKVIAIRDYLSLIRYFEKNNFKDYTKAIYRHEEIDEIFYGMSRKSPHLDKKEVLNKVLNKVLNKMRIEGRIKKIYEKYGIKD, from the coding sequence ATGAAAGCTTCTCTTTTATACTTAATATTTATATTTCAATTATTTACCAATTTAAATTCTTATTCTCTTGAAACAATTCTTACAATGCATGTTAGAGATCGTTATCCTGAAATTGTAATTGAAAATAATAAAATTACCGGTCCTTTAATAGATATTATAAATGAAGCTGCAGAAAATATAGGAATAAAAATTGAATTTATTGAAGCCCCTTTTACAAGAACTCTAATAGATTTAGAAAATGGCAAAGTTGATTTATGCCCTCGTTTTTCAAAAACACCGGAACGTGAAGAATTTGCTTATTTTCTAGGGCCAATTTCAAGAGTGAATAAAATTGTTTATTTTATTGTGCCAAAAGGACAAGAAAAAATAATTAAAAGTTATGATGATCTTAAAAAATATCCTGTAGCCATTAAACGAGGTACTCATTATTTTGAAAAATTTAACAAAGACAATTCTATTCATAAATTAGAATACAAAGATGATGAAAATATGTCTTTGATGTTTATGAATAAAAGATTCAAAGTCATAGCAATAAGAGACTATTTATCCTTGATAAGATATTTTGAAAAAAATAATTTCAAAGATTATACAAAAGCCATATATAGGCATGAAGAAATTGATGAAATTTTTTATGGGATGTCAAGAAAATCTCCGCATTTAGACAAAAAAGAAGTGTTAAATAAAGTTTTAAATAAAGTTTTAAATAAAATGCGAATCGAAGGACGTATAAAAAAAATCTATGAAAAGTATGGTATTAAAGATTAA
- a CDS encoding OsmC family protein: protein MSVKFTGQLVAPQTTEIKHNSSGALIKTTAPVDNGGDGSCFSPTDLFASSLGACGTTIMSLYATKSAIPLENIHFEVEKIMDTAPRRVSKIIVQYFLKTNCTEEEFKKLVAAGKSCPVKVTIQNVVQIQESYIRV from the coding sequence ATGTCTGTGAAATTTACGGGACAATTAGTAGCACCTCAAACTACAGAAATTAAGCATAATTCATCTGGAGCATTAATTAAAACGACGGCTCCTGTAGACAATGGTGGTGATGGAAGTTGTTTTTCTCCAACAGATCTATTTGCTTCTTCTTTAGGGGCTTGCGGCACTACGATTATGTCTTTGTATGCCACAAAAAGTGCGATTCCTCTTGAAAATATTCATTTTGAAGTAGAAAAAATAATGGATACGGCACCAAGACGGGTTTCAAAAATAATTGTTCAATATTTTTTAAAAACAAATTGTACCGAAGAAGAATTTAAAAAATTAGTAGCCGCTGGAAAATCCTGCCCTGTTAAAGTAACAATTCAAAATGTAGTACAAATTCAAGAAAGTTATATTAGAGTGTAG
- the folE2 gene encoding GTP cyclohydrolase FolE2 — protein sequence MQDTQGFPDQRMVKIAKVGIKDVCHPIFFSDIGQDNFVTFPTTATFSFFVELSSTKKGTHMSRFPTILYEFAPNFNLKKFEEMAHAINNKLESQTSFIETKFTYFYEKYAPVSKTKGIADLQIQLKIKANSINNTTETVMSIQIPVKSLCPCSKAISEYGAHSQRSHMTITLWNPKLSIQECVAIAESSASSAIYPVLKRVDEKYVTEKAYNTPRFVEDLVREAAIQLKEKSGISKFEVSAENFESIHNHNAWAFVTSDDL from the coding sequence ATGCAAGATACGCAAGGTTTTCCAGATCAAAGAATGGTAAAAATAGCTAAAGTAGGTATTAAGGATGTCTGCCATCCCATATTTTTTTCAGACATAGGTCAGGATAATTTTGTTACCTTTCCTACCACTGCAACATTTTCTTTTTTTGTTGAACTTTCCTCAACAAAAAAAGGAACTCATATGAGCCGATTTCCGACAATTTTATATGAATTCGCACCAAATTTTAATTTAAAAAAATTTGAAGAAATGGCTCACGCCATTAATAATAAATTAGAAAGTCAAACTTCATTTATTGAAACTAAGTTTACATATTTTTATGAAAAATATGCTCCTGTTTCGAAAACGAAAGGTATAGCGGATCTACAAATTCAATTAAAAATAAAAGCAAACTCAATAAATAATACAACTGAAACTGTAATGAGCATTCAAATTCCTGTAAAAAGTTTATGCCCGTGCAGTAAGGCAATTTCTGAATATGGCGCTCATAGCCAAAGAAGTCATATGACAATCACTTTATGGAATCCTAAATTATCTATTCAAGAATGCGTTGCTATTGCTGAATCTTCTGCAAGCTCAGCAATATATCCTGTCTTAAAAAGAGTGGATGAAAAATACGTTACTGAAAAAGCTTACAATACTCCTAGATTTGTAGAAGACCTTGTTCGTGAAGCAGCTATTCAACTTAAAGAAAAATCTGGAATTTCAAAGTTTGAAGTAAGTGCAGAAAATTTTGAATCCATACATAATCATAATGCTTGGGCTTTTGTAACAAGTGATGATTTATAA
- the pgtP gene encoding phosphoglycerate transporter protein PgtP, with product MAIFSNIISKLKQPDSIEAIEDQTKINIDYKYWRIRIFYSMYIGYAVYYFTRKSFTFVMPNISSELHLDKASLGWIGSLLAISYGISKFISGIISDNANARYFMAIGLIMTGIINIIFGLSSAFWVFALCWTLNGWFQGFGWPPCAKFLSYWYSQSERGRWWGVWNTSHNLGGAIIPIFMVFFANSLGWRYAMQITGLSAIIVGLWLANRLRDTPASLGLPTIEKHRNENTIQYINQNENNTSLKEIFFKYIFKNKFIWILAIAYFFVYIVRIVMNDWTMPYLIEKKGYLNSTKAGTVIAAFEVGGFFGSIVAGWFSDILFKGGRGPVNFLFALLLSVFLVIFWQYTSANIWIDSLLVGSIGFFVFGPQMLIGIAAVELSHKKAAATSTGFIGWIGYLGAFVAGGPVGIILDKWGWNSYFTILISCSTISMLFLSLLFKARYYKYKSA from the coding sequence ATGGCTATTTTTTCCAATATTATATCAAAATTAAAACAACCAGATTCTATTGAAGCAATAGAAGATCAAACAAAAATAAATATCGATTATAAATATTGGAGAATTCGAATTTTTTATTCAATGTATATAGGATATGCTGTTTATTATTTCACAAGAAAATCGTTTACATTTGTTATGCCTAATATTTCTTCAGAACTTCATTTAGATAAAGCAAGCCTTGGATGGATTGGAAGTTTATTAGCAATTAGTTATGGAATTAGTAAATTTATTAGTGGAATTATTTCAGACAACGCTAATGCTCGTTACTTTATGGCAATTGGTTTGATCATGACAGGAATCATAAATATTATTTTTGGTCTCTCTTCTGCATTTTGGGTTTTTGCACTTTGTTGGACATTAAATGGTTGGTTTCAAGGTTTTGGGTGGCCTCCATGCGCAAAATTTTTAAGCTATTGGTATTCTCAATCGGAACGCGGTAGATGGTGGGGTGTATGGAATACATCTCACAATTTAGGTGGAGCAATAATTCCTATTTTTATGGTGTTTTTTGCAAATTCATTAGGATGGCGTTATGCAATGCAAATTACAGGATTGAGCGCAATTATTGTTGGATTATGGCTTGCAAATAGACTTAGAGACACACCTGCAAGTTTAGGACTCCCAACAATTGAAAAGCATAGAAACGAAAACACAATTCAATATATAAATCAAAATGAAAATAATACTTCGCTTAAAGAAATATTTTTTAAATACATTTTTAAAAATAAATTTATTTGGATTTTAGCAATAGCTTATTTTTTTGTATATATTGTTCGAATTGTAATGAATGATTGGACAATGCCATATTTAATTGAAAAAAAAGGTTATTTAAATTCTACAAAAGCGGGCACAGTAATTGCTGCTTTTGAAGTTGGTGGTTTTTTTGGAAGTATTGTGGCAGGGTGGTTTTCAGACATTCTTTTTAAAGGCGGAAGAGGACCTGTTAATTTTTTATTTGCATTATTACTATCTGTATTTTTAGTTATTTTTTGGCAATATACCTCAGCAAATATTTGGATAGATTCTTTATTAGTAGGTTCCATTGGATTTTTTGTTTTTGGTCCACAAATGCTAATTGGTATTGCTGCAGTTGAATTATCTCACAAAAAAGCGGCCGCTACCTCCACCGGTTTTATTGGATGGATAGGTTATTTAGGTGCTTTTGTTGCAGGCGGTCCTGTTGGAATTATATTAGACAAATGGGGTTGGAATAGTTACTTTACTATATTAATATCTTGCTCAACAATTTCAATGTTATTTTTAAGTCTATTATTTAAAGCAAGATATTATAAGTATAAATCAGCTTAA
- the frr gene encoding ribosome recycling factor yields MDKKQLVNKVKEGMDKTISSLQADLQKVRTGRASTSLLDDVRVDSYGTLMPLSKVATLATPEARLITVNPFDKGMLPIVEKAILTSGLGLTPNNDGKVIRIPIPALSEDRRKEMAKQVKKIGEEAKVAVRHHRQEGNTKAKASQKEFGWSEDEVKRANEEVQKLTDSYVKKVDELCAIKEKEVLTV; encoded by the coding sequence ATGGATAAAAAACAACTTGTTAATAAAGTAAAAGAAGGTATGGATAAAACAATTAGCTCATTGCAAGCCGACTTACAAAAAGTGAGAACGGGTAGAGCATCTACTTCTTTACTTGATGATGTTAGAGTTGATTCTTATGGCACATTAATGCCTTTAAGCAAAGTCGCAACATTAGCTACTCCTGAAGCACGTTTAATTACGGTAAACCCTTTCGATAAAGGAATGTTACCAATCGTAGAAAAAGCAATTTTAACTTCGGGTTTAGGTTTAACTCCAAATAATGATGGTAAAGTCATTCGTATTCCAATTCCTGCGCTTTCAGAAGATCGTCGTAAAGAAATGGCAAAACAAGTAAAAAAAATTGGTGAAGAAGCTAAAGTTGCTGTCCGTCATCATAGACAAGAAGGAAATACGAAAGCAAAAGCTTCTCAAAAAGAATTTGGTTGGTCTGAAGATGAAGTTAAACGTGCAAATGAAGAAGTTCAAAAACTTACAGATTCTTATGTTAAAAAAGTTGATGAACTTTGTGCCATAAAAGAAAAAGAAGTTTTAACAGTTTAA
- the lpoB gene encoding penicillin-binding protein activator LpoB, whose protein sequence is MLNTKKVLYISPLLLAVSLAFTGCASFEGDYGDANQAQILDDKWNPTDATLTVQKMVKDMSAAPWVQNWRDDMQKKGTDRPFVLVDDMENRTSEIIDTKALFEDLRSQILNDGKVRFLDGDARKKILNEYKYQQSGVVKKGQVKGPGNQYGADFFLSGAISSIVSKQGGKSSVQYQIEMKLVNISTGELVWSGIEKIRKNFKRSSVGW, encoded by the coding sequence ATGTTAAATACAAAAAAAGTATTGTATATATCTCCTCTTTTGTTAGCAGTTTCCCTTGCTTTCACAGGGTGTGCTTCATTTGAAGGTGATTATGGTGATGCAAACCAAGCTCAAATTTTGGATGATAAATGGAACCCTACTGATGCAACATTAACTGTTCAAAAAATGGTTAAAGATATGTCTGCTGCTCCTTGGGTGCAAAATTGGCGTGATGATATGCAAAAAAAAGGAACGGATCGTCCTTTTGTTCTTGTAGATGACATGGAAAATAGAACAAGTGAAATCATTGATACAAAAGCATTATTTGAAGATTTAAGAAGTCAAATTTTAAATGATGGAAAAGTTCGTTTTCTAGATGGTGATGCTCGTAAGAAAATTTTAAATGAATATAAATATCAACAATCTGGTGTTGTGAAAAAAGGTCAAGTTAAAGGTCCAGGAAATCAATATGGCGCTGACTTTTTCTTATCTGGTGCAATTTCAAGCATAGTTTCAAAACAAGGTGGTAAAAGCTCTGTTCAATATCAAATTGAAATGAAGCTTGTTAATATCTCTACTGGAGAACTTGTTTGGAGTGGAATTGAGAAAATAAGAAAAAACTTTAAAAGAAGCAGCGTTGGCTGGTAA
- the nadB gene encoding L-aspartate oxidase gives MAKKTSIQVGENIKFDFLIIGSGVAGASAALKLSKLGKVGLLCKETLFECNTRWAQGGIASVLSENDSYESHTQDTLIAGNGLCHEATVRKVVAAGPKAVQELIDMGVAFTPSESQNQYDFEYHLTQEGAHSARRIIHAADMTGAALQKTLVEKVTENPNIVILEFHTAIDLIVTDKVCPDFSRNRVLGAYVINERDNIISALLAKATILATGGHGKLYLYTTNPDVAAGDGVAMAWRAGARVANLEFMQFHPTCLYSPRAKNFLISEAMRGEGAILKSKNGKRFMEDAHPLKELAPRDIVARAIDAEIKKTGEAYVLLDISHKDPDFIKAHFPGIYSKCLSLGIDITKDPIPVVPAAHYSCGGIVTDTRGRTGIKALWAIGEVACTGLHGANRLASNSLLEGLVFADFVYEDIKNLWPDLQNYSIPEVPKWQIGKAGEPDEMVVISQLWDEIRRTMWNYVSIVRTEKRLSRAAARIDQICQEIETYYWNIIPSRSLVEVRNLAVVAQLTVKCARMRKESRGIHYSLDYPYTDDINYKKDTVVIS, from the coding sequence ATGGCAAAAAAAACATCCATTCAAGTTGGTGAAAATATAAAATTTGATTTCCTTATTATTGGAAGTGGTGTCGCAGGCGCATCAGCCGCTTTAAAATTAAGTAAACTTGGAAAAGTGGGTCTTCTTTGTAAAGAAACATTATTTGAATGTAACACGCGCTGGGCTCAAGGAGGAATCGCTTCCGTATTAAGTGAAAATGATTCCTATGAATCACATACACAAGACACATTAATTGCGGGAAATGGACTTTGCCATGAAGCCACAGTTCGTAAAGTTGTTGCAGCTGGTCCGAAAGCAGTTCAAGAACTTATTGATATGGGAGTAGCCTTTACTCCTAGTGAATCTCAAAACCAATATGACTTTGAATATCATCTCACCCAAGAAGGTGCGCATAGCGCTCGTCGTATTATTCATGCTGCAGATATGACGGGAGCAGCATTACAAAAAACCCTTGTAGAAAAAGTAACAGAAAATCCCAATATCGTAATACTCGAATTTCATACCGCAATTGATCTAATTGTAACTGATAAAGTTTGCCCTGATTTTTCAAGAAATCGTGTTTTAGGTGCTTATGTTATAAACGAAAGAGACAATATTATTTCTGCTTTATTAGCGAAAGCAACAATACTTGCTACAGGTGGTCATGGAAAATTATATTTATATACTACAAATCCTGATGTAGCTGCAGGTGATGGTGTTGCCATGGCTTGGAGAGCAGGAGCAAGAGTTGCTAATTTAGAATTTATGCAATTTCATCCTACTTGTTTATATAGCCCTAGAGCAAAAAACTTTCTTATTTCTGAAGCAATGCGTGGTGAAGGGGCCATTTTAAAATCTAAAAATGGCAAAAGATTTATGGAAGATGCCCATCCATTAAAAGAACTTGCCCCCCGTGACATTGTAGCAAGAGCAATTGATGCCGAAATTAAAAAAACAGGTGAAGCTTATGTTTTACTAGATATTTCACACAAAGATCCTGACTTTATAAAAGCACATTTTCCAGGAATTTATTCAAAATGTTTAAGTCTTGGTATTGATATCACAAAAGATCCCATTCCCGTAGTTCCAGCAGCTCATTATAGCTGTGGCGGTATCGTAACAGACACAAGAGGCCGTACTGGTATTAAAGCTTTATGGGCTATTGGTGAAGTGGCTTGTACTGGTTTACATGGAGCCAATCGTCTTGCCTCAAATTCTCTTTTAGAAGGACTCGTTTTTGCTGATTTTGTCTATGAAGATATTAAAAATCTCTGGCCAGATTTACAAAATTATTCTATTCCAGAGGTACCTAAATGGCAAATAGGCAAAGCGGGCGAACCCGATGAAATGGTCGTTATCAGTCAACTTTGGGATGAAATTCGCCGCACTATGTGGAACTACGTAAGTATTGTGCGTACTGAAAAAAGACTTTCTCGCGCAGCAGCTCGGATTGATCAAATTTGCCAAGAGATAGAGACATATTACTGGAATATAATTCCAAGTAGATCTCTTGTTGAGGTTCGAAATCTGGCTGTCGTAGCGCAGTTAACCGTAAAATGCGCCAGAATGAGAAAAGAAAGCAGAGGGATTCATTATTCTCTAGATTATCCTTATACTGATGATATCAATTATAAAAAAGATACCGTCGTTATAAGTTAA